The nucleotide sequence CCGACGGCATCACGATCCTCACGATCGACCGCCCCGATCGCATGAACGCCGTCACGTCGCGCCTCTTCGCCGACCTGGGCGAGGCCGCCCGCACGGTGCGCCGCGACGGCACCCGGGCGCTCATCATCACCGGAGCGGGCGACCGCGCGTTCTCGGCCGGCTACGACCTCGCCGAGATCCCCGGGCTGCTCGACACGACCGTCCAGGAGTTCCTCGACATCGAGGACGTCGCCTCCGGAGCTGTGAGCGCCCTCCACTCGCTGCCGTTCCCAGTCATCGCGGCCGTGAACGGAGCGGCCGCGGGCGGCGGCCTCTCGCTCGCCCTCGCCGCCGATCTGCGGATCGTCGCGTCGCACGCATCGTTCTCCGCAGCCTTCGTGCGCGTCGGCTTCTCGGTCGGCGAACTCGGCACCTCGTGGATGCTCTCGCGCGTCGTCGGCCCCGGTCTCGCAGCCGAGCTCGCGTACACCGGGCGGCCGGTGTCGGCGGCCGAGGCCTCCGAGATCGGGCTGGCCGACCGGGTGGTCGAGGGCGGGACGCTGCGCGAGGAGGCGATCGCTCTGGCGCGCGCCGTCTCGGATCCTGCGACCGACCGGATCGGGAAGCGCGCGCTCGTCGCGGCGTCCGAGACGGCGTCGCTCGACGTGTCGCTGCGCGCACGGCTGGCCGAGCGCCCGTGAGCGGACCGGACCAGCCCGGAGCGCCGACCGGCGACCTGCCCGAGAGCGACGCGCCGACCGGGCTCACGCGCGTCGACCCCCGCCACGATCTGCGCCATCGGCCGGCTCCGGGCGGCAGGATGCGCGACAGCCTCTTCTGGCAGACGGTCCTGCCCGACGCCGGCCTCGCCCTGCAGGTGTACCTCTTCGTCACCGGCACCGGCGCCGCCGGATACAACATCGCCGTCTGGGGGCGCGACGGCGTCGTCGCCCTCGAGCGCGACGGCGGCCGGGTGCCCGAGGCGATGGACTTCGACGACTTCGAGGTCTCTGCCCTGCGCATCCGCAACGACGGCGCCCTCCGAACCTCGACGGTGACCGTGCGCGGCTCATCGCTGTCGCTCGACCTGAGCTTCGAGGCGCTGCACGACGCCTTCACCTTCCGCGACAACCCCGACGGCCTCCCGGCCTGGTTCGCCGACGACCGCATCGAGCAGACCGGGCGCGTCACCGGCACCCTCACCGTCGGCGACAGGGCGCAGGAGCTCGGCCCCCTCGGCCACCGCGACCACTCCTGGGGCCTGAGAGACTGGCGCGCCCCCCAGCACTGGAAGTGGTTCGTGGCGTACACGGCGGACGGCGCCCGCGCGGTCAACGGCTGGATCTGGCAGGCCCGCGGCGAGTGGGGCTTCGCCGGCTACGTGTTCCGTGACGGCGCGCTGGTGCCCGTCGCCCGGATCGAGCAGCGGACTACCTACACCGACGCGATGGAGCAGCAGCGCCTCGTCGCCACGCTCCACGACGTCGTGGGCGGCCGAACCGCGCTCGAGCTCGACGCGTTCGGGATCCTGCCGCTGCCCGACGAGCGCAGCGGCACGATGATCCTCGAGGGCGCGGCGACGGGCACGATCGACGGGGTGGCCGCCGTCGGCCAATTCGAGACCGAGTGGCCCGCCGACTACTTCGCGCATCTCGCGGCCGGGGCGGCGTCGTGAGCGATGCTCCCGCCGGCTACGCGCCGAGCGCGGCGGAGGTCGAGCGGCTGGAAGCCTTCCTCGCCGAGCGCGACCTCGCCGGGCCGAGCATCACGCTGACGCCGATCGGCGACGGGCATGCCAACCTGACCTACCTCGCCACGTCATCCGGTGGCTCGGACGACACCCGGCGCGTCGTCGTGCGGCGGCCCCCGCCTCCGCCCCTGCCGCCGGGAGCGAACGACGTGCTGCGCGAGGCCGGGGTCATGGCCGCGGTCGGTGCCGCGGGCGGCGTGCCTGTGCCGGCCGTGCTGGCCACGGCAGAGGCCGGCGAGGTGTTCGACGTGCCGTTCTTCCTGATGAGCTTCGTCGAGGGGCCGGTCGTGACGTCCTCGGCTCCTGCGGACCTGACCGTCGACGATCGCCGCGAGCTGTCGTTCGCCCTCGCCGACACCCTTGCCGCCCTGCACTCGATCGACTGGCGCGAGACCGGGCTGCACGGGCGGCCCGAGGGCTCGAACCAGCGCCAGCGCTCGCGCCTCGCGCGGCTCGTCGCGACGCCGGCAGGAGAGCCGCCACCCGAGTTCGCCGACGTCGAGGCGTGGCTGACGTCGAACGCGCCCGTCGAGTCGGGTGCGGCGATCGTGCACGGCGACTTCAGGATCGGCAACCTCCTGCTCGATCCCGCGTTCCCCCGCATCGCCGCCGTGCTCGACTGGGAGCTCGCCACCGTCGCCGACCCCCTCGTCGACCTCGGCTACCTGCTGGCGTCGTGGGCGCCGCCCGGGGCGGCGAGCCTGACTCCCATCCAGGAGCTCGGGTCGGCCACGTCGTCACCCGGCTTCGCGTCGCCGTCGACCCTCGCCGAGCACTACTTCGCCGCCCGCGGCCTGCCGGAGGTCGACGTGTCCTGGTACGTCGCCCTGGCGAACTGGAAGCTCGCCGTGCTCTACGAGTACAGCCGGCGGCGCTTCGACGCGGGCGTCGGCGACCCGTACTACGCGGGCCCCGAGAAGGTGTCGGCGCTCCTGCGCGCTGCCCGTCGCGCCGCCGGTCTCGCGTAGGGGCTCCCGCCCCGCCGCCCCGTGCGCTCCGTATCGCACACGTTTTCGGCCATACCGCCAGCGAAACTCCGCTGGCACCCTGGCCGAAAACTTTTGCGACCTCGACTCGCGCGGTCGTGGTTGCAGCTACGGGCCCGGGAGCGTGTTCAGCATGTCGCCGAAACGGCCCGTCGCCTCGACTTCGATACTCTGCTCGACCGGGTCGAACCCGCCGATGCCCTCGATCATGCCGTCGGCCCAGTAGTACAGGCCGGTGCTGATCGGGCCGCCGGGCGGAGGAGACGTCGGATCCCTCAGCACGTTGACCGTGATGGTCATGAGCGTGTTGATCGCCCCCAGAACCGCCGTCGATGTCGGCACGGTGTAGAAGACCAGCTGACGGTGCGGCACGGTGAACACGACCCCGTGCGGCGCCGGGCCGATGACCGTCTCGATCAGGTGCTGCATGTCGGCGGTCTTCGACGCGATGAACAGCGACCCGCCGTCGATGACGAAGACGCCGTCCGCGACGTGATCGTGCACGTCGATCGGCTCGCCGTCGGTGTTCGCCTGCCCGTAGCGGTACAGCTCGTCGACCGGTAGCCCGAGCTGCTCGACGTCGCTCGCGCCGAGCGTGCTGACGGTGTCGGGGTAGTCCATGCAGAGCGCGAGCACCAGGCCGGGCGCGAGCGGCCTGGCGTACGAGAGGTCGATCGGCAGATCGCCGAGATCAGCGGGCAGGATGCGCGTGCGCACCTGAGCGCGTACGGCTCCGACGTCCATCGCCGAGACTTTCGGGTTGTCGCGAGCCGACACCATCGAGCCCATATGGCGTGCCACGATCTCGCCCCACGCCTTCCGCGGCTCTCCGACGCACTTGGCCACGAGATTGTAGACGGGATACTGACTGCCGTCGGCGAGGAGCGTGCGACTGCCCGCCTCGCCCTCGATGGTCGCCTCGACGCCCCGCTCGGCGAAGACCCGCCGGGCGAGGGCTGCGACCTCGACCTCGATGTCGGCCGGCACCTGCGGCTTCCGTCGTCCGAACAGCGCCATGCGCTCCCCCGTTCCCCTGCTGCGGCCACTGTAGCGGGC is from Frondihabitans australicus and encodes:
- a CDS encoding enoyl-CoA hydratase/isomerase family protein, with product MTTSRPQEQGPVTRLGDLTLERLSGDADGITILTIDRPDRMNAVTSRLFADLGEAARTVRRDGTRALIITGAGDRAFSAGYDLAEIPGLLDTTVQEFLDIEDVASGAVSALHSLPFPVIAAVNGAAAGGGLSLALAADLRIVASHASFSAAFVRVGFSVGELGTSWMLSRVVGPGLAAELAYTGRPVSAAEASEIGLADRVVEGGTLREEAIALARAVSDPATDRIGKRALVAASETASLDVSLRARLAERP
- a CDS encoding phosphotransferase family protein, which produces MSDAPAGYAPSAAEVERLEAFLAERDLAGPSITLTPIGDGHANLTYLATSSGGSDDTRRVVVRRPPPPPLPPGANDVLREAGVMAAVGAAGGVPVPAVLATAEAGEVFDVPFFLMSFVEGPVVTSSAPADLTVDDRRELSFALADTLAALHSIDWRETGLHGRPEGSNQRQRSRLARLVATPAGEPPPEFADVEAWLTSNAPVESGAAIVHGDFRIGNLLLDPAFPRIAAVLDWELATVADPLVDLGYLLASWAPPGAASLTPIQELGSATSSPGFASPSTLAEHYFAARGLPEVDVSWYVALANWKLAVLYEYSRRRFDAGVGDPYYAGPEKVSALLRAARRAAGLA
- a CDS encoding DUF7064 domain-containing protein, whose protein sequence is MSGPDQPGAPTGDLPESDAPTGLTRVDPRHDLRHRPAPGGRMRDSLFWQTVLPDAGLALQVYLFVTGTGAAGYNIAVWGRDGVVALERDGGRVPEAMDFDDFEVSALRIRNDGALRTSTVTVRGSSLSLDLSFEALHDAFTFRDNPDGLPAWFADDRIEQTGRVTGTLTVGDRAQELGPLGHRDHSWGLRDWRAPQHWKWFVAYTADGARAVNGWIWQARGEWGFAGYVFRDGALVPVARIEQRTTYTDAMEQQRLVATLHDVVGGRTALELDAFGILPLPDERSGTMILEGAATGTIDGVAAVGQFETEWPADYFAHLAAGAAS